One region of Niallia sp. Man26 genomic DNA includes:
- a CDS encoding M23 family metallopeptidase, which translates to MKNTIVKWTVVTTLGIGGIVAQGPFSTANAASVSDLNKQKEEIESKQQDVESEKNNKNEELDSIHDEQASVEEELERLNTAISTTQVNIIEKKEQIETTKDDVAKLEKQIKATQKRIDERNEVLKDRARAMQETGGAVSYMDVLMGAQSISDLIDRVGAVATIVEADRAILKEQEADKKLLEDSKAELKEKLSSLETMLSELEDMKADLDSKKKEKDKVMAQLEEEEGHVHAEMLSLEEEEAILADQKVAMEKAIELEKQRQAEAARKAEEERKKQEAAEAAAAAEAAAAKAKAAQSSSSSSKSSSSSSSSSKSSSSSSSSSSSSAASTPGVSSGNWTKPANGVLTSGLGQRWGTFHAGIDLAATGDNVAIVAAADGVVIRSYTSSSYGEAIFVAHSINGQQYTTVYAHMKSGSRKVSAGQVVSKGQRIGTMGNTGDSQGQHLHFELHKGEWNAAKSNAINPIGIVPI; encoded by the coding sequence TTGAAAAATACAATAGTTAAATGGACAGTCGTTACTACTTTAGGCATTGGTGGTATTGTTGCTCAAGGACCTTTTTCTACGGCAAATGCAGCAAGCGTAAGCGATCTTAACAAGCAAAAAGAGGAGATCGAAAGCAAGCAGCAAGATGTAGAAAGTGAAAAGAACAACAAAAACGAAGAACTAGACAGCATACATGATGAACAGGCATCGGTTGAAGAAGAGCTGGAGAGATTAAACACAGCGATTTCTACTACACAAGTTAACATTATTGAGAAAAAAGAACAGATTGAAACAACAAAAGATGATGTGGCAAAGCTGGAGAAACAAATTAAAGCAACACAAAAAAGAATTGATGAAAGAAATGAAGTGCTGAAAGACAGAGCAAGAGCTATGCAGGAAACTGGCGGTGCAGTCAGCTACATGGATGTGCTTATGGGCGCTCAAAGCATCAGTGATTTAATTGACCGTGTCGGTGCTGTGGCAACAATTGTGGAAGCAGACCGCGCTATCTTAAAGGAGCAGGAAGCAGATAAAAAGCTTCTGGAAGATTCAAAGGCTGAGTTAAAAGAAAAACTAAGCTCACTGGAAACAATGCTAAGTGAGTTGGAAGACATGAAGGCAGATTTGGATTCCAAAAAGAAAGAAAAAGATAAAGTGATGGCACAGCTTGAAGAGGAAGAGGGTCATGTCCATGCAGAAATGCTTTCACTTGAAGAAGAAGAAGCAATCTTGGCAGACCAAAAGGTAGCAATGGAAAAAGCAATTGAGCTGGAAAAACAGCGTCAAGCGGAAGCTGCAAGAAAAGCAGAGGAAGAAAGAAAGAAACAAGAAGCTGCGGAAGCGGCGGCAGCAGCAGAAGCAGCAGCTGCTAAAGCAAAGGCAGCACAGTCGAGCAGCTCAAGTTCTAAATCTAGCTCAAGTTCTAGTTCTAGTTCAAAATCAAGCTCAAGCTCAAGCAGTTCAAGTTCATCTTCTGCAGCATCAACACCTGGTGTATCTTCAGGAAACTGGACAAAACCAGCTAATGGAGTGCTTACTTCTGGCTTAGGTCAACGCTGGGGAACTTTCCATGCGGGAATTGACTTAGCAGCAACAGGTGATAATGTTGCAATTGTTGCAGCAGCAGACGGTGTTGTTATTCGTTCTTACACATCAAGCAGTTATGGTGAAGCGATATTTGTTGCACACTCTATTAATGGCCAACAGTACACAACTGTTTATGCTCATATGAAATCAGGAAGCAGAAAAGTTAGTGCAGGTCAGGTTGTCTCAAAAGGCCAGCGTATCGGTACAATGGGTAATACTGGTGATTCCCAAGGACAGCATTTGCATTTTGAATTGCATAAAGGCGAATGGAATGCAGCTAAATCCAACGCAATCAACCCGATTGGTATTGTTCCAATCTAA
- the ftsX gene encoding permease-like cell division protein FtsX — protein sequence MKARTVKRHARESFKSLWRNGWMTFASISSVAITLILVGVFFVIMMNLNEVATTIEENVEIRVHIDQTASKDDQAALEDKIKGISDVDSVTFSTKQQELDNLIESFGDDGDAYELFQQDNPLSDVFVVKTKNPNDTKKVAQQIEKFENAATVKYGQGTVDRLFKVINVSRNVGIVLIAGLLFTAMFLISNTIKITIVARRKEIEIMRLVGATNWFIRWPFFLEGMWLGVIGSIIPIGIVSVIYYYAYEYLNPRLAGNYIQILDYTPFVYQVGALLLLMGALIGIWGSVMSIRKFLKV from the coding sequence ATGAAGGCTAGAACAGTAAAAAGACATGCTAGAGAAAGTTTTAAAAGTTTATGGAGAAACGGATGGATGACATTCGCTTCGATAAGTTCTGTGGCGATAACGCTAATTTTGGTTGGTGTGTTTTTCGTCATTATGATGAATTTGAACGAGGTTGCCACAACAATAGAAGAGAACGTGGAAATTCGTGTTCATATTGATCAGACAGCTTCAAAAGATGATCAGGCTGCCTTAGAGGATAAGATTAAGGGCATATCAGATGTCGACAGCGTAACATTCTCTACGAAACAGCAGGAATTAGACAACTTGATTGAAAGCTTCGGTGACGATGGGGATGCTTATGAGCTGTTTCAGCAGGATAACCCATTAAGTGATGTGTTTGTTGTTAAAACAAAAAATCCAAATGACACAAAAAAAGTCGCACAGCAAATTGAGAAGTTTGAAAATGCGGCAACTGTAAAATACGGACAAGGTACGGTCGACAGGCTGTTCAAGGTCATTAATGTCAGCAGGAACGTCGGGATTGTCCTAATTGCAGGGCTTCTGTTTACAGCAATGTTCCTAATCTCCAACACAATTAAAATCACCATTGTTGCCAGACGTAAAGAGATAGAAATTATGAGACTTGTCGGTGCAACTAACTGGTTCATCCGCTGGCCGTTCTTCTTGGAAGGTATGTGGCTTGGCGTCATTGGTTCGATTATTCCAATCGGCATTGTATCGGTCATTTATTATTATGCATATGAATACTTGAATCCGAGATTGGCAGGCAACTACATCCAAATACTTGATTATACGCCATTTGTTTATCAAGTGGGAGCATTGCTATTGCTAATGGGTGCATTGATCGGTATATGGGGAAGTGTCATGAGTATTCGCAAATTCTTGAAGGTGTAA
- the ftsE gene encoding cell division ATP-binding protein FtsE yields the protein MIEMKNVIKKYANGVIAANGIDVKIAQGEFVYVVGPSGAGKSTFIKMMHREEKPTQGTILINGVNLAKLKNSKVPLLRRNMGVVFQDFKLLPTLTVFENVAFALEVIEENPKSIKKRVMDTLGLVGLKHKARMLPTELSGGEQQRVSIARSIVNSPKLVIADEPTGNLDPETSWEIMNIFEEINNRGTTVVMATHNKEIVNTIRHRVIAIEGGRIVRDEQRGDYGYEG from the coding sequence ATGATTGAAATGAAAAATGTAATAAAGAAATATGCCAATGGCGTTATTGCAGCCAATGGGATAGATGTAAAAATAGCTCAAGGTGAGTTTGTATATGTAGTTGGACCGAGTGGTGCCGGAAAATCAACATTCATTAAAATGATGCATCGCGAGGAAAAACCGACACAAGGAACAATCTTGATAAACGGTGTAAACTTAGCAAAATTGAAAAACAGCAAGGTTCCTTTGCTGCGAAGAAATATGGGAGTCGTCTTTCAGGACTTTAAGCTTTTGCCGACATTGACTGTATTTGAAAATGTGGCATTTGCATTGGAAGTAATTGAAGAAAACCCTAAATCAATTAAAAAACGTGTGATGGACACTTTAGGACTAGTAGGGTTGAAGCATAAAGCAAGAATGCTGCCTACTGAACTATCAGGCGGAGAGCAGCAGCGTGTATCCATTGCCCGCTCGATTGTAAACTCCCCAAAGCTTGTCATTGCCGATGAGCCAACTGGGAATCTTGACCCTGAAACCTCTTGGGAAATCATGAATATTTTTGAGGAAATCAACAATCGGGGAACTACCGTTGTGATGGCTACCCACAATAAGGAAATTGTTAATACGATTAGACATCGTGTAATCGCCATCGAAGGTGGAAGAATTGTTCGTGACGAGCAGAGAGGTGATTACGGATATGAAGGCTAG
- a CDS encoding YitT family protein codes for MLREYIYVLIGSAIVALSFNLFLLPNNIASGGVSGISTITASLFHWEPAFVQWAFNIPLFIAGVILLGKNFGIKTLVGTLFLPFVVFLSKDMEPWTTQPLLAALYGGIGIGLGIGIVFKGKASTGGTDLAAQIITKYTGMSLGKSVALIDGVIVITAAAVFSIEQGLYALLALFVTSKTIDIVQVGFGSSKMALIITDKQEEVREGILTKIDRGVTKLTAHGGYTDFERPILMCVVDQAQFTKLKLLVQTIDPSAFVIVMDASEVHGRGFSAKKA; via the coding sequence ATTTTGCGGGAATATATTTATGTATTAATCGGGTCTGCTATTGTAGCATTATCATTTAACTTGTTTTTATTGCCTAATAATATAGCTTCAGGCGGTGTCAGCGGCATAAGCACCATCACTGCCAGCTTGTTTCATTGGGAGCCGGCTTTTGTACAATGGGCATTTAATATCCCTTTGTTTATTGCAGGAGTGATTTTGCTTGGAAAAAACTTTGGGATAAAAACACTTGTCGGCACTTTGTTTTTACCATTTGTCGTTTTTTTGTCAAAAGACATGGAGCCTTGGACAACCCAGCCACTGCTTGCTGCATTATATGGCGGTATCGGAATCGGCCTTGGAATTGGAATTGTTTTTAAAGGTAAAGCATCAACAGGCGGGACAGACCTTGCTGCGCAAATTATCACTAAATATACCGGTATGTCATTAGGGAAAAGTGTTGCCTTAATCGATGGAGTAATTGTCATCACAGCTGCGGCTGTATTTAGTATTGAACAAGGTTTATATGCATTGCTTGCTCTGTTTGTTACAAGCAAAACGATTGATATTGTTCAAGTTGGATTCGGAAGCAGCAAAATGGCGTTGATTATAACAGACAAGCAAGAGGAAGTAAGAGAAGGAATTTTGACAAAAATCGACAGAGGCGTCACAAAGCTTACTGCTCACGGAGGATACACTGATTTTGAGCGTCCTATATTAATGTGTGTCGTTGATCAAGCTCAATTCACTAAGTTGAAGCTTCTTGTTCAAACAATCGATCCTTCTGCATTCGTTATTGTCATGGATGCATCTGAGGTGCATGGAAGAGGATTCAGCGCGAAAAAAGCATAA
- the bacA gene encoding undecaprenyl-diphosphate phosphatase: MEILTAIIMGIVEGLTEFAPVSSTGHLILAGHLLDFTGSSAKTFEIIIQLGSILAVIFVFWKRILSILGLERFQDSESIGTLSFFHIAVGIIPFGVGGVLLYDFIKDVLFRPATVVITLIIGGLLMLAAEKFKPTATAKTLDQVTYRQALTVGFFQCFALVPGFSRSGATLSGGLLAGMNHKTASEFTFIMAVPIMFAASAKDLLESWNSLGVQDIPVFAAGFVTAFMVALIAIKFFLRLINKIRLVPFAFYRFGLAIVFWIFIL; this comes from the coding sequence ATGGAGATATTAACGGCTATTATCATGGGTATAGTAGAAGGATTGACGGAGTTCGCTCCTGTATCGTCAACAGGTCATTTAATTTTAGCAGGTCATCTGTTGGACTTTACAGGCAGCAGTGCTAAAACCTTTGAAATTATTATTCAGCTTGGCAGCATTCTTGCCGTGATTTTTGTATTTTGGAAAAGGATTTTAAGCATATTAGGATTGGAGAGGTTTCAGGACTCTGAAAGTATAGGAACGCTCAGCTTTTTTCACATAGCAGTCGGCATTATTCCCTTCGGTGTTGGTGGTGTGCTGCTTTATGATTTCATTAAAGATGTACTTTTTCGTCCAGCGACAGTGGTTATTACCTTAATTATTGGAGGGTTGCTGATGCTGGCAGCTGAAAAGTTCAAACCAACTGCAACGGCGAAAACACTCGATCAAGTTACATACAGACAAGCATTGACTGTTGGTTTTTTTCAATGCTTTGCATTAGTGCCGGGTTTTTCCCGTTCTGGAGCAACCCTTTCAGGCGGATTGCTTGCTGGAATGAATCATAAAACAGCCTCAGAATTTACATTTATTATGGCAGTTCCTATTATGTTTGCCGCATCAGCAAAGGATTTGCTTGAAAGCTGGAACAGTTTAGGAGTACAGGACATTCCCGTATTTGCAGCAGGCTTTGTGACAGCATTTATGGTCGCGCTGATTGCTATTAAATTCTTCCTGCGCTTAATTAATAAAATTAGATTGGTGCCTTTTGCTTTTTATCGTTTTGGACTGGCCATTGTATTTTGGATTTTTATTTTATAA
- a CDS encoding DUF6044 family protein, which yields MINVTEKSKQEKFFLAVALLIVFLWVLPYFILNGQAHMRMHDNLDSNLGWYEVLKNSGNMFAPVNTPMEQIMNGEFSRDTYYSEYYGMVFLFNILPPVVAYGLSQAITRFFAFLGMYLLLKKHVFKNSNPYLITIGAALTFALTPYWPSGMLSILGMPLALWSFLNIRKGERNWKNYLVLTLLPVFSTFVIGFFYFLTFVGLLWLYDLFKTKKWNFVFLLSIVYMLAIYLVIDYRLVISMIAPASSELTNRDVFYQSKLDIFQTLRLLVKNYVISHNQDRTISQFIIMPLTILCLIWVLMKKQAKDNRLFLFLHILNLVLSTWYAFWFFEGWQPLKERVSLLTSFNFGRFHYLRPMIIYVLFALSLKMIWDKGGRLKYVVYALIAAQLFVLIPNNEEIKYKNQPSYAQYFAEDEFKEIKEYINKPLDSFRVVSIGMHPNVAQYNGFYTLDSYSNIYPLSYKEEFRKIIEPELNKNKALREYYDYWGGRCYIFVDELGKKYQFSKHSKKSIKNLSLNTNQLQKMGGQYILSALPIENAKDNNLTFEKSFETKTGYWKIYLYEVNG from the coding sequence ATGATTAACGTAACAGAAAAAAGTAAGCAGGAAAAATTCTTCCTAGCAGTGGCATTATTAATTGTTTTTTTATGGGTATTACCCTATTTTATCCTGAACGGACAGGCGCATATGCGTATGCATGATAATCTTGATTCTAATCTCGGCTGGTATGAAGTCCTGAAAAACAGTGGCAATATGTTTGCTCCTGTCAATACACCAATGGAGCAGATAATGAACGGTGAGTTTTCTCGGGATACGTACTATTCCGAATACTATGGGATGGTATTTCTTTTCAACATATTGCCGCCTGTAGTCGCATATGGATTGAGTCAGGCGATTACCCGTTTTTTTGCCTTTTTAGGAATGTATCTTCTCCTGAAAAAACATGTATTTAAAAATTCAAATCCATACTTAATTACAATCGGTGCAGCGTTGACTTTCGCACTAACGCCTTACTGGCCATCAGGTATGCTGAGCATACTCGGAATGCCGTTAGCATTATGGAGCTTCCTTAATATTAGGAAGGGAGAGCGCAATTGGAAGAACTATTTAGTGCTGACACTTCTGCCGGTTTTCTCCACCTTTGTAATCGGCTTTTTTTACTTTCTAACATTTGTCGGTTTACTATGGTTGTACGATCTCTTTAAAACGAAGAAATGGAATTTCGTTTTCTTATTATCCATCGTATATATGCTAGCAATCTATTTAGTTATTGATTATCGATTAGTTATCTCTATGATAGCACCTGCTTCTAGTGAGTTAACAAACAGAGATGTCTTTTATCAGTCCAAGCTTGATATATTCCAGACATTGCGTCTTCTTGTAAAGAACTATGTGATTAGCCATAATCAAGACAGGACCATCTCCCAATTCATTATTATGCCGCTCACTATTCTTTGTTTAATATGGGTGCTTATGAAAAAGCAGGCGAAAGACAACCGGTTATTCCTTTTCTTGCATATACTAAACCTCGTCCTATCTACTTGGTATGCATTTTGGTTTTTTGAAGGATGGCAGCCGCTGAAGGAGCGTGTCAGCCTTTTGACAAGCTTTAACTTCGGGCGATTCCATTACTTGCGGCCAATGATTATTTATGTGCTTTTTGCTTTGTCACTGAAAATGATTTGGGACAAAGGTGGGCGCTTAAAATATGTAGTGTATGCATTAATTGCTGCACAGCTGTTTGTATTAATACCTAACAATGAAGAAATCAAATATAAAAATCAGCCAAGCTATGCGCAATATTTTGCGGAAGATGAGTTTAAAGAAATAAAGGAATACATAAACAAGCCATTGGACTCTTTCAGAGTTGTAAGTATAGGGATGCACCCTAATGTTGCCCAGTACAATGGCTTTTATACCCTTGATTCATATAGCAATATTTATCCATTAAGCTATAAAGAAGAATTCAGGAAAATCATTGAGCCTGAGCTTAACAAGAATAAGGCGCTAAGGGAATATTATGATTACTGGGGCGGACGCTGTTACATATTTGTTGACGAGCTCGGTAAAAAATATCAGTTTTCTAAGCATTCTAAAAAAAGTATTAAGAATTTAAGCTTAAATACAAATCAGCTGCAAAAAATGGGCGGTCAATATATCTTATCAGCACTGCCAATTGAAAATGCAAAAGATAATAATTTAACGTTTGAGAAATCATTTGAAACAAAAACAGGCTATTGGAAGATATATCTTTATGAAGTGAATGGATAA
- a CDS encoding GtrA family protein produces MLRSSFIRFLLVGLINTAVGLSIMYACLLLFHFSYWSSTFIGNLVGAAVSYMLNKNLTFQSNARFVGSSIRFAIVILASYFISYKLGLVLVEETVGKSPLLVEYVEVIAVLFGSGMYTILNYFGQKYLVFSPKYQQVPGSVK; encoded by the coding sequence ATGCTGCGCTCTTCTTTCATACGGTTTTTGCTCGTTGGGCTGATTAACACAGCAGTTGGGCTATCGATTATGTATGCCTGTCTGCTGCTGTTCCATTTCAGCTATTGGAGCTCAACCTTTATCGGCAACTTAGTAGGTGCAGCTGTAAGCTATATGCTTAATAAAAATCTTACCTTTCAAAGTAATGCTAGATTCGTAGGAAGCAGTATTCGGTTTGCTATTGTTATACTGGCATCCTATTTCATTTCCTATAAGCTAGGATTGGTGCTAGTGGAGGAAACCGTTGGTAAATCACCGCTGCTTGTGGAATATGTAGAAGTGATAGCGGTCCTTTTTGGAAGCGGAATGTACACGATTTTAAATTATTTTGGGCAGAAGTATCTTGTGTTTTCACCTAAATATCAACAAGTTCCTGGGAGTGTTAAATGA
- a CDS encoding glycosyltransferase family 2 protein codes for MKEAVLTIAVPCYNEEEVFEHTYFQLKKVLTSLISEGLVSSKSQLLFIDDGSKDSTWEKIESATHFDKLVSGLKLSRNFGHQRALLAGLEEAVQFSDCVISIDADLQDDTSVIREFVLKYLSGCEIVYGVRSKRETDTFFKRSTAQGFYRLMEKMGLSLVYNHADYRLLSKRALIEMLKFKESNLFLRGVVPLLGFKTAKVYYERKAREAGESKYPIAKMLAFALDGITSFSVKPIRFITLIGFLSSIISIMAGGYVLVQKIIGETESGWASLMISLWLIGGLLLMSIGLIGEYIGKIYEEVKQRPRYIIEDNLCRNKQANAVKSKVHV; via the coding sequence ATGAAAGAGGCTGTATTAACGATTGCTGTTCCTTGTTATAACGAAGAGGAAGTATTCGAGCATACATATTTTCAACTAAAAAAGGTACTTACTTCCCTAATTTCCGAAGGTCTTGTAAGTTCCAAGAGCCAATTGCTCTTCATCGATGATGGGAGCAAGGATTCCACATGGGAAAAAATCGAGAGTGCGACACATTTTGATAAGCTTGTAAGCGGGTTAAAACTGTCGCGAAACTTCGGTCACCAGCGGGCATTGCTTGCAGGGCTTGAGGAAGCTGTTCAATTTTCTGATTGCGTTATTAGCATTGACGCAGATTTGCAGGATGATACTAGTGTGATTAGAGAATTTGTGCTGAAGTACTTGAGCGGCTGTGAAATTGTGTATGGTGTGAGAAGCAAAAGGGAAACAGATACCTTTTTCAAACGAAGTACAGCACAAGGCTTTTACCGCCTGATGGAGAAAATGGGATTATCGCTAGTATATAACCATGCCGATTATCGTCTGTTAAGCAAAAGGGCGCTGATAGAGATGCTTAAGTTCAAGGAATCTAATCTGTTTTTAAGAGGGGTAGTTCCCTTGCTTGGTTTTAAGACGGCGAAGGTATACTATGAGCGCAAAGCCCGAGAGGCTGGAGAATCAAAATACCCAATTGCAAAAATGCTTGCATTTGCTTTAGACGGTATCACATCCTTCAGTGTTAAACCGATTCGCTTTATCACTTTAATAGGTTTTTTATCGTCTATTATCAGCATAATGGCAGGAGGCTATGTGCTTGTGCAAAAAATCATCGGTGAAACAGAATCTGGATGGGCGTCCTTAATGATTTCTCTATGGCTGATTGGTGGCCTTTTATTGATGAGCATTGGTCTCATAGGGGAGTATATCGGAAAAATTTACGAGGAAGTTAAACAGCGTCCACGTTATATCATCGAGGATAATTTGTGCAGAAACAAACAAGCTAATGCTGTTAAATCGAAGGTGCATGTGTAA
- the prfB gene encoding peptide chain release factor 2 (programmed frameshift) yields MELADIRNELEKINVTLENFRGSLDLDNKEARIAHLEDEMLHPDFWNDQQAAQTVISESNGLKDQVNEFYKLTETFENLELTYELVKEEDDAELRSELEEELVDLVSSLSQFELNLLLSEPYDKNNAILELHPGAGGTESQDWGSMLLRMYTRWAEKRGFKVETLDYLPGDEAGIKSVTLAIKGHNAFGYLKAEKGVHRLVRISPFDSSGRRHTSFVSCEVMPEFNDEIEIEIRTEDLKVDTYRASGAGGQHINTTDSAVRITHIPTGVVVSCQTERSQIKNRETAMKMLKAKLYQKKIEEQEEKLAEIRGEQKDIGWGSQIRSYVFHPYSLVKDHRTNTEVGNTQSVMDGDIDLFINAYLRSKLSIAE; encoded by the exons ATGGAATTAGCAGATATTCGCAACGAATTAGAGAAGATAAATGTAACACTAGAAAACTTTAGGGGGTCTCTT GACTTAGATAACAAAGAGGCACGAATTGCTCATTTGGAAGATGAAATGCTGCATCCTGACTTCTGGAATGACCAGCAGGCGGCACAGACAGTTATCTCTGAAAGCAATGGTTTAAAAGACCAGGTTAATGAATTTTATAAGCTGACAGAAACATTTGAAAACCTGGAACTTACTTATGAATTGGTTAAAGAAGAAGATGACGCTGAATTGCGCAGTGAATTGGAAGAAGAACTGGTTGATTTAGTGAGTAGCTTAAGCCAGTTTGAGCTGAATTTGCTGTTAAGTGAGCCTTATGATAAAAACAATGCTATTTTAGAGCTGCACCCAGGTGCAGGCGGAACAGAATCACAAGACTGGGGCAGTATGCTTTTGCGCATGTACACACGCTGGGCAGAGAAAAGAGGCTTCAAAGTGGAAACTTTGGATTATCTGCCAGGTGATGAAGCTGGGATTAAAAGTGTAACGTTAGCGATTAAAGGTCATAATGCTTTCGGTTATTTAAAAGCAGAAAAAGGTGTACACAGACTTGTCCGCATCTCGCCATTTGACTCATCTGGACGCCGCCATACGAGCTTCGTATCTTGTGAAGTTATGCCAGAATTCAATGATGAGATTGAAATTGAAATCCGTACAGAGGATTTGAAGGTTGATACGTACCGAGCAAGCGGTGCTGGTGGACAGCATATTAATACAACAGACTCCGCTGTTCGTATTACACATATCCCGACAGGAGTAGTCGTGTCTTGTCAAACAGAGCGCTCTCAGATTAAAAACAGGGAGACTGCTATGAAAATGCTAAAAGCAAAGCTATACCAGAAAAAGATCGAAGAACAGGAAGAGAAGCTTGCAGAAATTCGCGGCGAGCAAAAGGATATCGGTTGGGGCAGCCAAATTCGTTCCTACGTATTCCATCCATACTCTCTTGTCAAAGATCACCGTACAAACACAGAAGTAGGTAACACACAATCCGTTATGGACGGAGACATCGACCTCTTCATAAATGCATACTTGCGTTCAAAGCTAAGCATTGCAGAATAA